A single window of Plasmodium reichenowi strain SY57 chromosome 12, whole genome shotgun sequence DNA harbors:
- a CDS encoding small subunit rRNA processing factor, putative: MEITTEEMKKKKKKDHVNIKKKDLFKKKKKKKMKNNMEHEKKEKNKKFSNGVFKKKNRRKDNDKKKKKNKNIKSYNNDNYNKGDDNNNHSKRKQFHKSKYNNVMGNNKFNSYEEKDDDENSSYFYNNESDHIIDNEENINNDDDNDKKILTTNIEITNNNKMDYVKYINMIKNEQNENEKKVNDEEDINEINILNKINNDHKDSYSNNDIYKIVLLFSPLALTSIKNKQKTCIINADDHMNMFMNKLENLENAIKFEKKEKEKRKLEQIIQSVKNKLDNIRLDILFFTLLSLRDSILNKKGKLQIYIYTVNGSFIFVSPLFRVPRNFTLFKKVMFNLLKRGVVYDDQKNVLLKIIFNDITSYVEDSVCIAISNKGFPTDVKKLTDKIKQTKNNYFFFISLSNSHDVTKFMDIIKKEKTKTFSYDYLVRLSDLQLSAVALASKLTHFLN, from the exons atggaGATAACAACAGAAgaaatgaagaagaaaaagaagaaagaTCATGTGAacataaagaaaaaagatctttttaaaaaaaagaaaaagaaaaaaatgaagaataaTATGGAACATGAGAAGAAggaaaagaataaaaagTTTTCTAATGGtgtatttaaaaaaaaaaatagaagaaaagataatgataaaaagaagaagaaaaataaaaacattaaaagttataataatgataattataataaaggtgatgataataataatcatagTAAAAGGAAACAATTTCATAAATCAAAATACAATAATGTGATgggaaataataaattcaattcttatgaagaaaaagatgatgatgaaaattCTTCCtacttttataataatgaaagTGATCATATAATtgataatgaagaaaatataaataatgatgatgataatgataaaaagatattaacaactaatatagaaataacaaataataataaaatggattatgttaaatatataaatatgattaaaaatgagcaaaatgaaaatgagaaaaaagtaaatgatgaagaagatattaatgaaattaatatattaaataaaattaataacGACCATAAAGATTCTTATtcaaataatgatatatataaaattgtaTTACTTTTTTCTCCACTAGCTTTAACtagtataaaaaataaacaaaaaacaTGTATAATTAATGCAGATGATCATATGAATATGtttatgaataaattaGAAAATCTTGAAAATGCAATaaaatttgaaaaaaaagaaaaggaaaaaagaaaactagaacaaataattcaaagtgttaaaaataaattggATAATATAAGATTAGACATTTTGTTCtttacattattatctttaaGAGATAgtattttaaataaaaaaggaaaattacaaatatatatatatacagTTAATGGTTCATTCATATTTGTTTCTCCATTATTTCGTGTTCCAAGGAATTTTActctttttaaaaaagtcATGTTCAATTTGTTGAAAAGAGGGGTAGTATATGATGACCAAAAAAATGtacttttaaaaattatatttaatgataTTACATCATATGTAGAAGACTCCGT atgCATTGCTATATCAAATAAAGGATTCCCTACAGATGTAAAAAAGTTAACTGATAAAATCAAGCAAAcgaaaaataattatttttttttcatatcaTTATCAAATTCACATGATGTAACAAAATTTAtggatataataaagaaggaaaaaacaaaaacgTTTTCTTATGATTATCTTGTTAGGCTGTCGGATTTGCAGTTATCGGCAGTTGCTTTAGCTTCAAAATTAacacattttttaaattaa
- a CDS encoding hypothetical protein (conserved Plasmodium protein, unknown function) yields MKKDEKNHMDESLEEYDEENYTSELDDLPEYERELILAKRHEEYMKKKHRRMLLKNLHIDEKSKGNIHDDTNKSVETSNKRKGKLNNKKLKLKKKLYESDEGEEEEENDKNDDDPYDKTYQSDEDRKKSDNKKKEQSKKIKEDNESYNIDSISYVKYKKGKIKILEDDDEKNHEDEKKKTDIIDHVSVTDDDSYTDSSYKNKKKSKYKKGETNQTDKTSKKNKNDKTSKKNKNDKTNKKNKNDKTNKTNVSIKTKKHREDYSDDSMDDYYSTSSYGNEKSSDVHYNKKEKKIQLKVISEESHLDNTKNKTGKGLNKILIEKKKKKNDLHIVDSVHKNKEDGEHAITDIFEKNEKINKDKEFELPQTPERLIHLYKEEKKIKMDIYNYMTYDIITYFQLKKTFLLDMCEHVHFSYHVIGHMIKIIDISKLNKVTNQDVQNTNNKKKIDTTNENKKKIFFITNVIKSEPYFSTDRNTNIKFEVAHLENLAHSKFFKKIKNIMYQNKKISIDEIKSNEYYETYICDMNNISDQKFTIDEYNHIKLFSIDLDVLKTFHLFLKEKNEDLKNFRYTEKQLQDLFEKKKQKSFYEIYTNNKSIDNLPITRITVQREICSIQREIDKLNFDKKKTNANDTYTLSKLNNQINELTKKINILRGNLDKARKNHAAMKSNDQFAQEKNVIKEKSRTNIKSTLKDDATNKFLGVKEMDISYFSKQIYDEKTNFNNMLSSKFINLPLDVHHKVVHHFLLGTIQNNDAVFYDDPSHKIKKELDAEIDKLLGLHVNRHITLFDDIKKNYE; encoded by the exons atgaagaaagatgaaaaaaacCATATGGACGAATCCTTAGAAGAATATGACGAGGAAAACTATACAAGTGAACTTGATGATTTACCGGAATATGAAAGAGAACTTATATTAGCTAAACGCCATGAAGaatatatgaagaaaaaacaTAGACGtatgttattaaaaaatttacatattGATGAAAAGTCCAAAGGGAATATTCATGATGATACAAATAAAAGTGTTGAAACTAgtaataaaagaaaaggaaaattaaataataaaaaattgaagttaaaaaagaaattatatgaaaGTGATGAAGGAGAAGAAGAggaagaaaatgataaaaatgatgatgatcCATATGATAAAACATATCAAAGTGATGAGGACCGGAAAAAAagtgataataaaaaaaaagaacaaagtaaaaaaattaaagaagataatgaatcatataatatagattCCATTTCGTACgtgaaatataaaaaaggaaaaataaaaatattggaagatgatgatgaaaagAACCATGaggatgaaaaaaaaaaaactgATATAATTGATCATGTAAGTGTGACAGATGATGATTCTTATACAGACTCttcttataaaaataagaagaaaagTAAATATAAGAAGGGTGAAACAAACCAAACAGACAAAAcaagtaaaaaaaataaaaatgacaaaacaagtaaaaaaaataaaaatgataaaacaaataaaaaaaataaaaatgataaaacaaataaaacTAATGTTTctataaaaacaaaaaagcACCGTGAAGATTATTCAGATGATTCTATGGATGATTATTATAGTACTTCATCTTATGGAAATGAAAAAAGTAGTGATGtacattataataaaaaggaaaaaaaaatacagTTAAAAGTAATTTCTGAAGAGAGTCATTTAGATAATACTAAGAACAAAACTGGAAAAGGTTTAaacaaaattttaattgaaaaaaaaaaaaaaaaaaatgatttacATATCGTTGATAGTGTTCATAAGAATAAAGAAGACGGGGAACATGCTATTACCgatatttttgaaaaaaatgaaaaaattaataaagaTAAGGAATTTGAATTACCACAAACACCTGAAAGattaatacatttatataaagaagaaaaaaaaataaaaatggatatatataattatatgacatatgatattattacatatttcCAGTTAAAAAAAACGTTTCTTCTTGATATGTGTGAACATGTACATTTTTCTTATCATGTTATTGGtcatatgataaaaattatagaTATATCCAAGTTGAATAAAGTTACTAATCAAGATGTAcaaaatacaaataataaaaaaaaaattgatacaacaaatgaaaataaaaaaaaaatatttttcataacTAATGTAATAAAATCAGAACCATATTTTTCTACAGATCGTAATActaatattaaatttgaAGTAGCACATTTAGAAAATTTAGCACAttctaaattttttaaaaaaatcaaaaatattatgtatcaaaataaaaaaatatcaatagatgaaataaaatcaaatgaatattatgaaacatatatttgtgatatgaataatataagtgatcaaaaatttacaatagacgaatataatcatataaaattattttcaataGATTTAGACGTATTAAAAACGTTCCAtctatttttaaaagaaaaaaatgaagacCTAAAAAATTTTCGTTATACAGAGAAGCAGTTACAAGACCTTTTCGAAAAGAAGAAACAGAAAAGTTTTTACGaaatttatacaaataataaaagtataGATAATTTGCCAATAACCCGTATTACAGTACAAAGGGAAATTTGTTCTATACAGAGAGAAATTGATAAATTGAATTTcgacaaaaaaaaaacaaatgcAAATGATACATATACCTTGTCGAAGTTAAATAATCAAATAAATGAATTGaccaaaaaaattaatattttacgAGGGAATCTGGATAAAGCTCGaa AAAACCATGCTGCAATGAAGTCTAACGATCAATTCGctcaagaaaaaaatgtgattaaagaaaaatcaAGGACTAACATAAAATCTACACTGAAGGATGATGCTACAAATAAATTCTTAG gaGTGAAAGAAATGGATATATCGTATTTCTCGaaacaaatatatgatgagaaaacaaattttaataatatgctttcttcaaaatttataaatttacCACTTGATGTACATCACAAAGTTGTTCATCACTTTTTATTGGGGACCatacaaaataatgatgcg GTTTTTTATGATGACCCTTCTcacaaaattaaaaaggaATTGGATGCAGAAATTGATAAACTCCTTGGAC TTCATGTGAATAGGCATATAACCCTGtttgatgatataaaaaaaaattacgaataa
- a CDS encoding hypothetical protein (conserved Plasmodium protein, unknown function), giving the protein MFLNLIKGLEKNEDKENVVNINIQKLLGDKTYEKRKKGAQELAELVKIILLKEENDEKKHIDKLLDEHKNNEDAGDFNITKKFSDMEVNKISNNLLKAEEDDELNNSEYYFKTYNDEKLKKKKNALDDIGTDDDNNKGYTIIDDEKGRKLNEEYANKNNIDGDKKSQDKVYIKGTKEYEKINKYKQNNMKKESVRNSNIMIDTKEINNSHIYGHGQEDGKEYNGDDDHNNKNNAHDDDDDDDDDDDDEDEENYEDVNVKRYNDSDDSVDEKDKKRKKRNLENEKSNLLYQHMNEEKYILGSEIIKKLLLDKCKENCDLDIELTKPIDNSNNNNNNNNYYYIRNKNSVSSVDINKEKRKKTLNNILYDNDIYLDNFNKKYQSQKVINIINFLDNKFIQSVSSSERCGGLISLAFISISLDEKIQYYFTEILRIIISCINDADSKVRYYVCESLYNLCKVSRKYIFHNIEDIFDCLYRIFSDTCPNVKSGGIYLDNLIKDLVCSYNNIFYIYKIIYILKDKIYIENTNVRQLIISWLFFLQNIPTINIFEYFHFFIKDLFIMLSDENKDIQKQANQCLDIYIDKIVTSNYEQCRTFFKHIAYVILEFCGHKNTVIKHKSLLWIYHFINILNIHFYNIFDSSTKKNNTFLIELLKKIIASTSDVCFDIHYTARKCNELLISYVKFTYLESAPLITKLVCLIINTKIEKSELVVSASKDSTNYKNYQKKYFSRRKKLYKDLMYDRGNNFPNGVNPSEGYNNEMNVEENNKMLDQEDNKLNNLVNKHENISNKGRNESSIIKSKHDDDNENDYSIYKDDESYITNIGNERKVTNSLFHNDEKNDVEEDSLLNVNCFNNVTAEDEDFIQMNDTGKIQNMRDQIGSYNKGNNKEIINDNNKKNDKHKDINSINDNNNINDNININGNNNINDNININGNNNINDNNNINDNNNINDNNNINDNNNINDNNNKNINNIKDDDDKNYHNNNFNNSLNNSNDNASESLSFESYNLFYKKDNYSYEGKSKPLNTQLSKEENYNCKIIYNHEKLINELKEKKLLMGDVSKSEAYYINKIIKKKGNNINNNNNNNNNADDDDNEDDDYNDNDNDDDDDDDDDDNIFYDNLEKRNIYPVITCLQWLIEILIYKSNEIKTYYDEIIICIFKCLKNDDNKVLLLSLTVLSAMCGTVDNKFHFYEKISLNLINIFKNDENLLIHKGKVIVQHISRCLNNKKFYAYLCYLLIKENNFTFVNKFVQVLNWVLLTSDETKYLRNVLFLKKYYNIFSLILIASFHNPLSAISFLLWLQKYELAYYISSYLTLLDVNSDFFHQLDNFIFLFESPVFSKQRIHLIYPKNYPFLIKSLMILSLMLPLNTSNNILQKRLQISQLSILTSNEKMQSFFDIHNHNGIYHIEDNYDHKEIDNKINDQDKLKKRETSQLNLYENTEEFIQLCKMGNEEQTKEYNILEKTDIEKHNEEELWNNRYNYLLTNIKKKFLKDTVTNDNHNNNTHSVSYKNDECNEFVHIFKTVLKTHKIIKYYS; this is encoded by the coding sequence atgtttcttaatttaataaaaggTTTAGAAAAGAATGAAGATAAGGAAAATgttgtaaatataaatatacagAAATTGTTAGGTGATAAAACATACgagaaaagaaaaaaaggagCACAGGAACTAGCCGAGTTagtaaaaattatattattaaaagaagaaaatgatgaaaaaaaacatatagATAAATTACTAGatgaacataaaaataatgaagatgCTGGAGATTTTAATATTACGAAAAAGTTTTCAGATATGGAAGTTAACAAAATTTCGAATAATCTTTTAAAAGCTGAAGAAGATgatgaattaaataatagtgaatattattttaaaacgtataatgatgaaaagttaaaaaaaaaaaaaaacgcCTTAGATGACATAGGAAcagatgatgataataataaaggaTATACGATAATTGATGATGAGAAGGGGAGAAAACTGAATGAAGAATATGccaataaaaataatattgatgGGGATAAAAAGAGTCAAGataaagtatatattaaagGTACAAAGGAATacgaaaaaataaacaaatataaacaaaataatatgaaaaaggAAAGTGTGAGAAATtcaaatataatgatagatacaaaggaaataaataattctcATATTTATGGCCATGGACAAGAAGATggaaaagaatataatggtgatgatgatcataataataaaaacaatgctcatgatgatgatgatgatgacgATGATGAcgatgatgatgaagatgaaGAGAATTATGAAGACGTAAATGTCAAACGATACAATGATTCAGACGATAGTGTTGATGagaaagataaaaaaagaaagaaaagaaatttagaaaatgaaaaatcaaatttattatatcaacatatgaatgaagaaaaatatattttaggatcagaaataataaaaaaattattattagataaATGTAAAGAAAATTGTGATTTAGATATAGAACTAACGAAACCTATTgataatagtaataataataataataataataattattattatattcgtaataaaaatagtgTTTCATCTgtagatataaataaagagaaaagaaaaaaaactttgaataatatattatatgataatgatatatatttagataattttaataaaaaatatcaaagtcaaaaagttataaatattataaattttttagataataaatttattcaAAGTGTAAGTAGTTCAGAACGATGTGGAGGTTTAATATCTTTGGCATTTATATCCATAAGTCTTGATgaaaaaatacaatattattttacGGAAATTTTAcgtattattatatcatgTATTAATGATGCAGATTCTAAAGTTAGATATTATGTTTGTGAaagtttatataatttatgtaAAGTGTCTaggaaatatatttttcataatatagAAGATATCTTTGATTGTCTCTATCGAATTTTTTCAGATACTTGTCCAAATGTAAAAAGTGGAGGAATATATTTagataatttaataaaagatttagtttgttcttataataatattttttatatttataaaattatatatatattaaaagacaaaatatatattgaaaataCAAATGTTCGTCAACTTATTATATCTTggttattttttttacaaaatattcctactattaatatatttgaatatttccatttttttattaaagaTCTTTTCATAATGTTATCtgatgaaaataaagatattcAAAAACAAGCTAATCAATGtttagatatatatatagataaaatTGTAACATCCAATTATGAACAATGCAGAACATTTTTTAAGCATATAGCATATGTGATTTTAGAATTTTGTGGACACAAAAATACTGTAATTAAACATAAAAGTTTATTATGgatatatcattttattaatattttaaatattcatttttataatatatttgattcatcaacaaaaaaaaataacacatttttaatagaacttttgaaaaaaattatagcATCTACATCAGATGTATGTTTTGATATACATTATACAGCACGAAAATGTAATGAGTTGTTAATAAGTTATGTaaaatttacatatttgGAATCTGCACCtttaataacaaaattggtttgtttaattattaatacaaaaatagAAAAGAGCGAATTAGTTGTAAGTGCAAGTAAGGATAGtacaaattataaaaattatcaaaagaaatatttctcaagaagaaaaaaattgtaCAAGGATTTAATGTATGATCGCGGAAACAATTTTCCAAATGGTGTAAATCCTTCTGAGGGGTATAATAATGAGATGAATGTTgaggaaaataataaaatgcTTGATCAAGAAGATAACAAATTGAATAATCTTGTTAATAAACATGAGAATATATCTAACAAAGGACGAAACGAAAGTAgtattataaaaagtaaaCATGATGAcgataatgaaaatgattattctatatataaagatgatgaaagttatattacaaatatagGAAATGAGAGAAAGGTAACAAATTCTTTATTTCATAACGATGAAAAAAACGATGTAGAAGAAGATTCTTTGTTAAATGTAAATTGTTTTAATAATGTTACAGCAGAAGATGAAGATTTTATACAAATGAATGACACAGgaaaaatacaaaatatgaGAGATCAAATTGGATCTTATAATaaaggaaataataaagaaattattaatgataataataaaaaaaatgataaacATAAAGACATTAACAGTATTAAcgacaataataatattaatgacaatattaatattaatggcaataataatattaatgacaatattaatattaatggcaataataatattaacgacaataataatattaacgacaataataatattaatgacaataataatattaatgacaataataatattaatgacaataataataaaaacattaacaatattaaagatgatgatgacaaaaattatcataataacaattttaataatagCCTAAACAACAGCAATGATAATGCTAGCGAGTCGTTAAGCTTTGaatcatataatttgttttataaaaaagataattaTTCCTATGAGGGGAAAAGTAAACCCTTAAATACACAGTTATcaaaagaagaaaattacaactgtaaaattatttataatcaTGAGAAGTTAATAAACgaattaaaagaaaaaaaactCTTAATGGGTGATGTAAGTAAAAGTGAagcatattatataaataaaattataaaaaaaaaaggaaataatattaataataataataataataataataatgctgatgatgatgataatgaagatgatgattataatgataatgataatgatgatgacgacgacgatgatgatgatgataatatattttatgataatttagaaaaaaggaatatatatCCCGTTATTACGTGTTTACAATGGTTAAttgaaatattaatatataaaagtaatgaaataaaaacttattatgatgaaattattatatgtatttttaaatgtttaaaaaatgatgataataaagTATTGTTATTATCACTTACTGTATTATCAGCTATGTGTGGGACAGTTGATAAtaaatttcatttttatgaGAAAATAAgtttaaatttaataaacatatttaaaaatgatgaaaacttattaatacataaaGGTAAAGTTATAGTTCAACATATATCTCGAtgtttaaataataaaaagttttatgcatatttatgttatttacttataaaagaaaataattttacatTTGTAAATAAATTTGTACAAGTTTTAAATTGGGTTTTATTAACATCTGATGAAACCAAATATTTAAGAAATgttttatttcttaaaaaatattataatatattctcGCTTATATTAATAGCATCGTTTCATAATCCTTTATCAGctatatcatttttattatggTTACAGAAATATGAACTAgcatattatatatcatctTATTTAACTTTATTGGATGTTAATTCAGATTTCTTTCATCAACttgataattttattttcttatttgAATCACCAGTATTTTCAAAACAAAgaattcatttaatatatccaAAGAATTATccatttttaattaaatcATTAATGATACTCTCTTTAATGTTACCACTTAATACATCCAACAACATTTTACAGAAGAGATTACAAATATCTCAATTGTCCATATTAACAAGTAATGAAAAAATGCAAAGTTTTTTTGATATACATAATCATAATGGAATATATCATATTGAAGATAATTATGATCATAAAGAaatagataataaaataaatgaccaagacaaattaaaaaaacGTGAAACGTCTcaattaaatttatatgaaaatacaGAAGAATTTATTCAATTATGTAAAATGGGAAATGAAGAACAAacaaaagaatataatattttagaAAAAACAGATATTGAAAAACataatgaagaagaatTATGGAATAATagatataattatttattaactaacataaaaaaaaaattcttaaAAGATACCGTAACAAAtgataatcataataataatacgCATAGCGTTTCATATAAGAACGACGAATGTAACGaatttgttcatatattcAAAACGGTATTAAAAActcataaaataattaaatattattcttaa